Proteins from a genomic interval of Quercus robur chromosome 9, dhQueRobu3.1, whole genome shotgun sequence:
- the LOC126698471 gene encoding protein LIGHT-DEPENDENT SHORT HYPOCOTYLS 3-like → MDSIPELMESSNSEHTSMSTDTNTNNNNNNSAVLVGSSSSSPVSAPSSSRYENQKRRDWNTFGQYLKNHRPPLSLSRCSGAHVLEFLRYLDQFGKTKVHTPICPFFGHPNPPAPCPCPLRQAWGSLDALIGRLRAAFEENGGKPEANPFGARAVRLYLREVRDLQSKARGISYEKKKRKRPQQQLTPQVPPLLPPPGHATHHQ, encoded by the exons ATGGATTCAATTCCGGAATTAATGGAGAGTTCCAACTCAGAGCACACAAGCATGAGTACTGATAccaacaccaacaacaacaacaataacagcGCAGTATTAGTTGGCTCAAGCTCTTCTTCCCCAGTTTCTGCTCCTAGCAGCAGCCGCTATGAAAACCAGAAGCGCCGTGACTGGAACACCTTTGGCCAATACCTCAAGAACCACCGCCCTCCTCTTTCACTCTCAAGATGCAGCGGTGCTCACGTCCTTGAATTCCTCCG GTACCTTGACCAATTTGGGAAGACCAAGGTGCACACTCCAATCTGCCCTTTCTTTGGGCACCCTAACCCTCCGGCGCCTTGCCCGTGCCCACTGCGACAGGCGTGGGGAAGCCTCGACGCACTCATCGGACGCCTTCGAGCAGCCTTCGAAGAGAACGGAGGGAAGCCAGAAGCAAACCCATTTGGGGCTCGAGCTGTTAGGCTGTATCTCCGTGAGGTTCGTGATTTACAGTCAAAAGCAAGAGGGATCAGTTATGAGAAAAAGAAGCGGAAACGCCCACAGCAACAGTTGACACCACAGGtaccgccgctgctaccaccacCAGGTCATGCAACTCATCATCAATAA